In Pedobacter sp. W3I1, one DNA window encodes the following:
- a CDS encoding formimidoylglutamase, translating into MSLTDFFSPINPDSFTPRQGFFTSQLGLKAQIYTESFPDFEEHTYDLAIFGVLDGRGAVNNEGSALAPDYFREKFYKLNEGAFSSRIVDLGNIKHGATIADTYIAIKMVVSELIKKDIIPIIIGGGQDLTYGQYLGYEDLEQKVDLVIIDNQFDIGDDDHEGIATRSDCYLNKIFLHQPNYLFNFSNVGYQTYFVNQESLSVMDKLYFDVHRLGEFAQDITLTEPIIRNANMISFDIGAIRSADAAANANSTPNGFDGEEACRIARYAGMNDKLTSIGFYEFNPAYDNNGQTAFLLAQMVWYFVDGYYARKKDFPLTPKSQFMIYRTSLKDGSGEMMFVKSKKSDRWWMQVPYPSGQSKNERYHLVPCRYDDYQTAVNGEMPDLWWRTYQKLN; encoded by the coding sequence ATGTCATTAACGGATTTCTTTTCCCCAATAAACCCCGATAGTTTTACACCCAGGCAAGGATTTTTTACAAGTCAGCTGGGGTTAAAAGCGCAAATTTACACCGAATCATTTCCCGATTTTGAGGAACACACCTACGATTTGGCCATTTTTGGAGTACTTGATGGAAGAGGTGCCGTTAATAATGAAGGTTCTGCCCTGGCGCCCGATTATTTTAGAGAGAAATTTTACAAACTTAACGAAGGCGCTTTTAGCAGCCGGATTGTCGATTTAGGCAATATTAAACACGGTGCAACCATTGCAGATACTTACATCGCCATCAAGATGGTGGTTTCTGAGCTAATCAAAAAAGACATTATTCCGATCATTATTGGCGGCGGACAAGACCTAACCTATGGCCAATATCTTGGTTATGAAGATTTAGAACAAAAAGTAGATCTGGTAATTATTGATAACCAATTTGATATTGGCGATGATGACCATGAGGGAATTGCTACCCGATCGGATTGTTACCTGAATAAGATTTTCTTACATCAACCCAATTACCTTTTCAATTTTAGCAATGTTGGTTATCAAACTTATTTTGTAAATCAAGAAAGTTTGAGCGTAATGGACAAATTATATTTTGATGTACACCGTTTGGGTGAGTTTGCTCAGGATATTACCTTAACAGAGCCTATCATCCGCAATGCAAACATGATTAGCTTTGATATAGGTGCTATCCGCTCTGCCGATGCTGCTGCAAATGCCAATTCCACGCCAAACGGTTTTGATGGCGAAGAAGCCTGTCGCATTGCCCGCTATGCAGGCATGAATGATAAACTGACCTCAATCGGGTTTTACGAGTTTAATCCTGCTTACGACAACAACGGACAAACAGCCTTCTTACTTGCTCAAATGGTATGGTATTTTGTGGATGGATACTATGCCCGTAAAAAGGATTTCCCGCTTACACCTAAATCGCAGTTTATGATCTATCGAACCAGTTTAAAAGATGGTTCGGGAGAAATGATGTTTGTGAAAAGCAAAAAATCAGACCGTTGGTGGATGCAGGTTCCATACCCATCAGGCCAATCTAAAAATGAGCGCTACCATCTTGTACCTTGCAGGTATGACGATTACCAAACCGCCGTTAATGGTGAAATGCCGGATTTGTGGTGGCGGACTTATCAGAAATTGAACTAA